A single Blastopirellula retiformator DNA region contains:
- a CDS encoding chloride channel protein translates to MPKTSYSPSMHDRIKKIYPDALGWITQRFRRGTIPAAPLTIVLAAIAGVLTGYGAVAFAYLFELIHDLTVLNFVQWSESTIWGFVALAVSPMLGVLLVGWFTRLLRLEGQAVPEVIKSVARKDGVIRPFWSLAKVFSSAICIGMGGSVGPEGPMVLIGSSIASAAGQFFRLSSRNLRTLVAAGAAAGISAAFHAPIAGVIFSCEIILGSFAVESLTPIVIAAVLADVVQQQVGEHGVNVAFRQIPHEFSGNWVELPTYFVLGIICGFASIGFVRLLYWTEDFAKTHMAKWWIRALVYGSLVGVIGTGYFIIFPAPPTQSVEGQEARAHHPLSPALYGVGYETVEHSLHLENADDPTPVKLKNGADNTSKTVMLNREQMIAHLWWLIPLVLLKPVCTSLTLSGGGAGGIFAPSLFLGAVLGGAYGIICNLISPEMSASPGAYALVGMGAVVAGTTHGVLSAILIVYELTGDYHIILPIMGAACISSLVAWFSDRENIYSKRLARSGESIARSHDLHGAEHIKVRDVMIRRFPTVKNTDNLVQIIKVARQNPHIESLPVMDDENRLIGIIRPEDLHRVLDTDVSPYLVNADDIALMMPISVSPDENLLEALRDFGSRDVDTLPVEIGEGERRQLIGLLLRADVMSRYREAMLSCH, encoded by the coding sequence TTGCCGAAAACCTCCTACAGTCCGTCCATGCACGACCGGATCAAAAAGATCTACCCTGACGCGCTCGGCTGGATTACGCAGCGTTTCCGGCGGGGCACGATACCCGCGGCGCCGCTGACGATTGTGCTGGCCGCAATCGCCGGCGTGTTGACGGGTTACGGCGCGGTGGCGTTCGCCTATCTCTTTGAACTCATTCACGATCTGACCGTCCTTAACTTCGTCCAGTGGAGCGAGTCGACGATCTGGGGATTCGTCGCACTGGCCGTTTCTCCCATGTTGGGCGTGCTGCTGGTCGGCTGGTTTACCCGGCTGCTGCGACTAGAAGGTCAGGCCGTTCCCGAGGTGATCAAGTCCGTCGCCCGCAAGGATGGCGTGATCCGCCCGTTCTGGTCGCTCGCTAAGGTCTTCTCCAGCGCCATTTGCATCGGCATGGGCGGATCAGTCGGTCCGGAAGGTCCGATGGTGTTGATCGGCTCTTCGATCGCCAGCGCCGCCGGGCAGTTTTTTCGCTTATCCTCGCGAAACCTCCGTACATTGGTCGCCGCGGGCGCCGCGGCCGGCATCAGCGCTGCGTTTCATGCCCCGATCGCCGGCGTGATTTTCTCTTGCGAAATCATCCTAGGAAGCTTCGCCGTTGAGAGCCTGACTCCGATCGTCATCGCCGCCGTGCTGGCCGACGTGGTGCAGCAGCAAGTGGGCGAACATGGCGTCAACGTCGCGTTTCGTCAGATCCCGCACGAGTTCTCGGGCAACTGGGTCGAACTGCCGACCTACTTTGTGTTGGGCATCATCTGCGGCTTCGCGTCGATCGGCTTCGTCCGGCTGCTTTACTGGACGGAAGACTTCGCCAAGACGCACATGGCCAAGTGGTGGATCCGGGCGCTCGTTTACGGTTCGCTGGTGGGTGTGATCGGGACTGGCTATTTCATCATCTTTCCGGCGCCGCCGACGCAGTCGGTCGAAGGGCAGGAAGCGCGGGCCCATCATCCGCTCAGTCCCGCGCTGTATGGCGTCGGTTACGAAACGGTCGAGCACTCTTTGCATTTGGAGAACGCCGACGACCCGACCCCCGTAAAATTGAAAAACGGCGCCGACAACACCTCCAAGACGGTGATGCTCAACCGCGAGCAGATGATCGCACATCTGTGGTGGTTGATTCCGCTGGTCTTGCTGAAACCGGTCTGTACGAGCCTGACCCTCAGCGGCGGCGGTGCAGGCGGCATCTTCGCGCCGTCGTTGTTTCTGGGAGCGGTGCTGGGAGGCGCCTACGGCATTATCTGCAATTTGATCTCGCCGGAGATGTCGGCCAGTCCTGGCGCCTATGCGCTGGTTGGCATGGGCGCCGTGGTCGCCGGTACGACGCATGGCGTGCTAAGTGCGATTTTGATCGTGTACGAACTGACCGGCGACTACCACATTATCTTGCCGATCATGGGGGCCGCCTGCATCTCGAGCCTAGTCGCCTGGTTTAGCGACCGAGAGAACATCTACTCGAAGCGGCTGGCCCGCAGCGGCGAGTCGATCGCCCGCAGTCATGACTTGCATGGCGCCGAGCATATCAAAGTGCGCGACGTGATGATTCGCCGGTTCCCCACGGTGAAGAACACCGACAACCTGGTGCAGATCATCAAAGTGGCTCGGCAAAATCCGCACATCGAGAGTCTGCCGGTGATGGACGACGAGAATCGGTTGATCGGGATTATCCGGCCCGAAGACCTTCACCGGGTGCTGGATACCGATGTCTCGCCGTACCTGGTGAATGCGGATGATATCGCGCTGATGATGCCGATCTCGGTATCGCCGGACGAGAACCTGCTCGAAGCGCTCCGCGACTTCGGCTCGCGCGATGTCGACACGCTGCCGGTCGAGATCGGGGAAGGGGAACGTCGCCAACTGATCGGACTGCTTTTGCGGGCAGATGTGATGAGCCGCTACCGCGAAGCGATGCTCTCATGCCACTAA
- a CDS encoding flagellar basal body-associated FliL family protein: protein MKKLVFGLAMALCLGLSAQSLMAAEAEEVKSGPEVGSQPAAFTVEDVTGPAKGESLCYRCRYSGRPTIAIFARDMDANVQDLVKQIDATVAKNSDQKLSAFVVMLSDTPADCKSELEKVAAANKIEETPLTVFKNSKGPSPYKVSKDAKVSVMMWNAEGVKVKHAYSANPSKEQISTIVADTKKILE from the coding sequence ATGAAGAAGCTTGTGTTTGGTCTCGCCATGGCGCTTTGCTTGGGTCTGTCGGCCCAGTCCCTGATGGCCGCCGAAGCGGAAGAAGTGAAGTCGGGCCCCGAAGTCGGTTCGCAGCCGGCCGCGTTCACCGTCGAAGACGTCACCGGTCCCGCCAAGGGCGAATCCCTTTGCTACCGTTGCCGCTACAGCGGTCGTCCGACCATTGCGATCTTCGCCCGCGACATGGACGCCAACGTCCAAGACCTGGTCAAGCAGATCGACGCGACGGTCGCCAAGAACTCGGATCAGAAACTGTCGGCGTTCGTCGTCATGCTGAGCGATACCCCGGCCGATTGCAAAAGCGAACTGGAAAAGGTCGCCGCCGCCAACAAGATCGAAGAAACCCCGCTGACCGTCTTCAAGAACAGCAAAGGCCCGTCGCCTTACAAGGTCTCGAAGGACGCCAAGGTCAGCGTCATGATGTGGAATGCCGAGGGCGTGAAGGTGAAGCACGCGTATTCGGCCAACCCGTCGAAAGAGCAGATCTCGACGATCGTCGCCGACACCAAGAAGATCCTCGAGTAA
- a CDS encoding GlsB/YeaQ/YmgE family stress response membrane protein, which translates to MDGEFADQVQHWCEIVLMWVGFGTVTGLLAKAIMPGRDPGGPIATLAMGIGGSVIGCAVLAYFYGGKQVSPISPLGFVVAVAGAFMILGFYRLLSGRVIDEGGHVTVRRPRFFRSRRSRYVDHETE; encoded by the coding sequence ATGGATGGCGAATTTGCAGACCAGGTCCAACATTGGTGCGAAATTGTCTTGATGTGGGTCGGGTTTGGGACAGTTACCGGACTGTTGGCCAAGGCGATCATGCCGGGGCGTGATCCAGGCGGGCCGATCGCCACGCTGGCGATGGGCATTGGCGGTTCGGTGATTGGCTGCGCCGTGCTGGCCTATTTCTATGGCGGCAAACAGGTATCGCCGATCAGCCCCTTGGGCTTTGTCGTGGCGGTGGCTGGGGCGTTTATGATTTTGGGTTTCTATCGTCTGCTCTCGGGTCGGGTGATCGACGAAGGTGGTCATGTCACGGTACGTCGCCCGCGCTTCTTTCGTTCGCGCCGCAGTCGCTACGTCGACCACGAAACCGAATAG
- a CDS encoding P-II family nitrogen regulator, producing the protein MKKIEAIVRHHKLDEIKDALVSKGFGGMTAIEVQGFGRQKGQTETYRGAEYSIDFVPKIKIEIVATDEQFQEIVDTVIEKAQSGQIGDGKIFISELTDVIRIRTSESGSAAI; encoded by the coding sequence ATGAAGAAAATTGAAGCGATTGTCCGTCATCACAAGCTCGATGAGATCAAAGACGCCTTGGTGAGCAAGGGTTTCGGTGGGATGACCGCAATCGAAGTCCAAGGCTTTGGTCGCCAGAAGGGTCAGACCGAAACCTACCGCGGCGCCGAGTACTCGATTGATTTCGTTCCGAAAATCAAGATCGAGATCGTCGCCACCGACGAACAGTTCCAGGAAATCGTCGACACCGTTATCGAAAAGGCGCAGTCGGGCCAGATCGGCGACGGCAAGATCTTCATCAGCGAATTGACCGACGTCATTCGCATCCGCACCTCCGAGTCGGGTTCGGCCGCGATCTAG